Proteins encoded by one window of Clostridium bornimense:
- a CDS encoding DUF4314 domain-containing protein, whose product MNIIHPEMLKQLRSYYTPGTRVMLLKMNDPYTKLQPGDKGTVTSVDDMGTIHVSWDSGSSLGVVFGEDLCKKIEE is encoded by the coding sequence ATGAATATCATTCATCCAGAAATGCTAAAGCAACTTAGAAGTTATTACACTCCAGGAACTCGTGTTATGCTACTTAAGATGAATGACCCTTATACCAAGCTTCAGCCAGGAGATAAAGGTACAGTTACTAGTGTTGATGATATGGGAACTATCCACGTCAGTTGGGATTCAGGCAGTTCCCTTGGAGTGGTTTTTGGAGAGGATTTATGCAAGAAAATCGAAGAATAA
- a CDS encoding amidoligase family protein, translating to MLSAKFGIEIEFTGITRERAARVAAEFLQGTYSEGGTYYDTKKVKAPDGRVWKFMYDGSINCQRKEGRRKVAAGRDYSVELVSPILTYREDIETLQELVRKLRKAGAFTNTSCGIHIHLDGSNHTPRSIRNFVNIIASKNDLFYKALQIAPERMRYCKKMDSILVEKMNHKKPTTMRQIEDIWYEGYSESRGTHYHNSRYHFLNLHSFFTGNHTVELRGFNSELHAGKIRSYIVLALALNNQALTQKFASAKKPQVENEKFAMRTYLNRIGFIGEEFKNCREHLTAALSGSAAWRFRAA from the coding sequence ATGTTAAGTGCAAAATTCGGAATCGAGATTGAATTTACAGGGATTACAAGGGAAAGGGCAGCCAGAGTTGCTGCAGAGTTTTTGCAAGGCACTTATAGTGAAGGCGGGACTTACTACGACACTAAGAAGGTAAAAGCTCCAGATGGGCGCGTGTGGAAGTTTATGTACGATGGTAGCATCAACTGCCAAAGAAAAGAAGGTAGAAGAAAAGTAGCTGCAGGTAGAGATTATAGCGTTGAGCTGGTTAGCCCAATCCTAACCTACCGGGAGGACATTGAAACTTTGCAGGAGCTAGTAAGAAAGCTTCGCAAAGCTGGAGCCTTTACAAACACTTCTTGTGGAATTCACATTCATTTAGATGGCTCCAACCATACACCAAGAAGCATCCGAAACTTTGTAAATATTATTGCAAGTAAAAACGATCTTTTTTATAAAGCACTACAGATTGCACCAGAGCGAATGCGCTACTGCAAGAAGATGGATAGCATTTTAGTTGAGAAGATGAACCACAAAAAGCCAACGACCATGAGGCAGATTGAGGACATTTGGTACGAAGGCTACAGCGAAAGCAGGGGTACACATTACCACAATAGTAGATACCATTTCCTTAATCTACATAGCTTTTTTACTGGGAATCATACGGTTGAGCTTAGAGGCTTTAATAGCGAGCTGCACGCAGGCAAGATCAGAAGCTACATTGTTCTTGCCTTAGCTTTAAACAACCAAGCTTTAACGCAAAAATTTGCCTCTGCGAAGAAGCCTCAAGTAGAAAATGAAAAGTTTGCCATGAGAACCTACCTAAACCGTATTGGGTTTATAGGAGAAGAGTTCAAAAACTGCAGAGAGCATTTAACAGCAGCACTTTCAGGTTCTGCAGCTTGGCGGTTTCGGGCGGCCTGA
- a CDS encoding gamma-glutamylcyclotransferase family protein — translation MSNKLYLAYGSNLNLEQMANRCPTAKVVGASKIKGYRLLFRGSHAGAVATIEPFKGESVPVLVWDITPADEAALDRYEGWPFLYRKETIKVRLNGKTVQAMVYIMNEGRPLGQPSCYYYSTILDGYKSAGFDVEILRKAVADSFEEDNE, via the coding sequence ATGAGTAACAAACTATATCTTGCCTATGGTTCTAATCTTAATCTGGAGCAAATGGCAAACAGATGCCCCACAGCCAAGGTAGTTGGGGCAAGTAAAATAAAAGGTTATCGGCTGCTTTTTAGAGGATCACATGCGGGAGCAGTGGCAACCATAGAGCCTTTCAAAGGCGAAAGCGTTCCAGTGTTAGTCTGGGATATCACACCGGCAGATGAAGCGGCTCTTGACCGCTATGAAGGATGGCCATTTTTATATCGTAAAGAAACCATTAAAGTGAGATTGAATGGTAAAACTGTGCAGGCTATGGTCTACATCATGAATGAAGGAAGGCCATTAGGCCAGCCAAGCTGTTATTATTACAGCACCATTCTAGATGGCTATAAAAGTGCAGGTTTTGATGTAGAGATTCTGCGTAAGGCGGTAGCGGATTCTTTTGAGGAGGATAATGAATGA
- a CDS encoding DUF5049 domain-containing protein, whose product MNQTIKKQILAIRDSGETNMFDIPIVTSIALREGYSKLVDYLEKDKEAYVHFILTGEDKTK is encoded by the coding sequence ATGAACCAAACCATAAAAAAACAAATACTTGCCATTCGAGATTCAGGTGAAACAAATATGTTTGATATCCCGATTGTGACTAGCATTGCTTTAAGAGAAGGCTATAGTAAGCTAGTAGATTACCTTGAAAAGGATAAAGAAGCATATGTCCATTTTATTCTGACAGGGGAAGACAAAACAAAATAA
- a CDS encoding terminase large subunit produces the protein MRKLKKYKPTIFKADGSVYDKDAADNAVSFINCLKHTKGEWYGQPFELIDWQEQIIRDVFGILKPNGYRQFNTAYIEIAKKQGKSELAAAVALLLTCGDFEHGGEVYGCASDRQQASIVFDVAVDMVEQCPALKARIKPVLSQKRLVYKPLGSFYQVLSAEAYTKHGLNVHGVVFDELHAQPNRQLYDVMTHGSGDARKQPLYFLITTAGNDTHSICYEVHQKAKDILEGRKVDPTFYPVIYGADENDDWTDPKVWAKANPSMGITVDIEKIHIACESAKQNPAEENLFRQLRLNQWVKQSVRWMPMEKWDKCAFTINPESLVGRACYGGLDLSSTTDITAFVLIFPPEYEGDKYIILPYFWIPEDNLDQRVKRDHVPYDVWEKQGFLHTTEGNVVHYGYIESFIEELGMKYNIREIAFDRWGAVQMTQNLENLGFTVVPFGQGFKDMSPPTKELMKLTLEEKLAHGGHPVLRWMMDNIFIRTDPAGNIKPDKEKSTERIDGAVATIMALDRAIRKGGTGNSVYDGRGLLIL, from the coding sequence ATACGTAAACTAAAAAAATATAAGCCGACCATCTTTAAGGCGGATGGTTCGGTATATGATAAGGACGCTGCAGATAATGCGGTGTCTTTTATTAATTGCTTAAAGCATACCAAGGGAGAATGGTATGGGCAGCCATTTGAATTGATAGACTGGCAGGAACAGATTATCCGCGATGTTTTTGGAATTTTAAAGCCCAATGGCTACCGTCAATTTAATACTGCATATATCGAAATCGCTAAAAAGCAAGGAAAATCTGAACTTGCAGCAGCGGTTGCCTTACTGCTTACTTGTGGCGATTTTGAGCATGGTGGTGAAGTATATGGATGTGCATCTGACAGACAGCAAGCTTCCATTGTTTTTGATGTAGCAGTGGATATGGTAGAACAATGTCCAGCTCTGAAAGCAAGAATTAAACCGGTACTATCGCAAAAACGACTTGTTTATAAACCTCTAGGTAGTTTCTATCAAGTTTTATCTGCAGAGGCATATACCAAGCATGGATTAAATGTGCATGGTGTTGTATTTGATGAACTTCATGCTCAGCCAAATAGACAGCTTTACGATGTCATGACTCATGGCTCTGGTGATGCAAGAAAGCAGCCACTGTATTTCTTAATTACGACTGCCGGAAATGATACACACTCCATTTGTTACGAGGTGCATCAAAAGGCTAAAGACATCCTTGAAGGGCGAAAGGTTGACCCTACATTTTATCCAGTTATTTATGGTGCTGATGAGAATGATGACTGGACCGATCCAAAGGTGTGGGCGAAAGCCAACCCCTCAATGGGCATTACCGTTGACATAGAAAAGATTCATATTGCTTGTGAAAGTGCAAAGCAAAATCCAGCAGAAGAGAACCTGTTTAGACAACTCCGTTTAAATCAATGGGTTAAACAGTCGGTACGCTGGATGCCTATGGAAAAGTGGGATAAATGTGCATTTACTATAAACCCAGAAAGCCTTGTAGGGCGTGCATGCTATGGTGGTTTGGACTTATCTTCTACCACTGACATTACAGCATTTGTTCTTATCTTCCCGCCTGAGTATGAGGGAGATAAATATATCATCCTTCCCTATTTCTGGATTCCGGAAGATAATCTGGATCAAAGGGTAAAGCGTGATCATGTACCTTATGACGTATGGGAGAAACAGGGGTTTTTACACACCACTGAAGGAAATGTGGTGCATTATGGTTACATTGAAAGTTTTATTGAAGAACTTGGTATGAAATATAACATCCGAGAAATAGCCTTTGACCGTTGGGGAGCTGTGCAAATGACTCAGAACCTAGAAAACCTAGGATTTACGGTAGTTCCTTTTGGTCAGGGATTTAAAGATATGAGTCCACCTACAAAGGAATTAATGAAGCTTACCTTAGAGGAGAAACTGGCCCATGGTGGACATCCGGTTTTGCGATGGATGATGGATAATATCTTTATACGTACTGATCCTGCTGGGAATATCAAGCCTGATAAAGAAAAATCAACTGAAAGAATAGATGGAGCAGTCGCTACCATTATGGCTCTTGACCGAGCAATCCGCAAAGGTGGAACAGGTAACTCTGTTTATGACGGTCGAGGGCTTCTTATTTTGTAG
- a CDS encoding phage portal protein has product MGLFSNIFKARDKPQNRTTGSNYSFFFGGTTSGKPVNEHTAMQMTAVYSCVRILAEAVAGLPLHLYKYTASGGKEKALSHPLYFLLHDEPNPEMSSFVFRETLMTHLLLWGNAYAQIIRNGKGEVIALYPLMPNRMSVDRDSSGALYYTYTKYSDEAPTMKGMTVTLRPSDVFHIPGLGFDGLVGYSPIAMAKNAIGMAIACEEYGAKFFANGAAPGGVLEHPGTIKDPQKVRDSWNAAYQGSSNSHRVAVLEEGMKYQPIGISPEQAQFLETRKFQINEIARIFRVPPHMVGDLEKSSFSNIEQQSLEFVKYTLDPWVIRWEQTISRALLRPDEKKLYFAKFNVDGLLRGDYVSRMNGYATARQNGWMSANDIRELENLDRIPPELGGDLYLINGNMTKLEDAGIFANKEGLEGKPE; this is encoded by the coding sequence ATGGGATTGTTTTCTAATATTTTCAAAGCGCGTGATAAGCCGCAAAATCGAACCACAGGAAGCAATTACAGCTTCTTTTTTGGTGGAACAACCAGCGGTAAGCCTGTAAACGAACATACAGCAATGCAAATGACAGCGGTCTATTCATGCGTAAGAATACTTGCAGAGGCTGTGGCAGGGCTCCCCCTACACCTATATAAATACACTGCAAGCGGTGGTAAGGAAAAGGCTCTTTCTCATCCGCTGTATTTTTTATTACATGATGAACCTAACCCAGAGATGAGTTCTTTCGTTTTCCGAGAAACGTTAATGACTCATCTTTTATTATGGGGTAATGCCTATGCACAAATTATTCGAAATGGCAAAGGCGAAGTCATAGCATTATATCCGTTAATGCCTAATCGAATGTCGGTGGATCGGGATTCCAGTGGCGCTCTTTATTATACTTATACTAAGTATTCTGATGAAGCACCTACGATGAAAGGTATGACAGTCACACTTAGACCAAGTGATGTATTTCATATACCTGGCTTAGGCTTTGATGGACTAGTGGGCTATTCGCCGATTGCAATGGCTAAGAATGCTATAGGTATGGCAATTGCTTGTGAGGAATATGGAGCTAAATTCTTTGCTAACGGAGCTGCTCCAGGAGGGGTACTTGAGCATCCAGGTACCATTAAAGACCCTCAAAAAGTACGGGATAGTTGGAATGCAGCCTATCAAGGAAGCAGCAACTCCCATCGTGTGGCAGTGCTTGAGGAAGGGATGAAGTATCAGCCTATTGGTATCTCACCAGAACAAGCTCAGTTTTTAGAGACAAGAAAGTTTCAGATTAATGAAATCGCTCGGATTTTCCGCGTGCCTCCACATATGGTTGGTGACTTGGAAAAATCGAGCTTTTCTAATATTGAGCAACAGTCACTGGAGTTTGTGAAATACACATTAGATCCTTGGGTGATTCGTTGGGAGCAGACCATCAGCCGAGCACTTTTAAGGCCAGATGAAAAGAAACTTTATTTTGCCAAGTTCAATGTAGATGGACTGCTTCGAGGTGATTATGTTTCTCGAATGAATGGGTATGCAACCGCGAGACAGAACGGCTGGATGAGTGCCAATGATATTAGGGAGCTTGAGAACCTTGATCGAATCCCACCAGAGCTTGGAGGAGATTTATATCTAATCAATGGCAATATGACCAAACTTGAAGATGCGGGTATTTTCGCAAATAAAGAAGGATTGGAGGGAAAACCTGAATGA
- a CDS encoding head maturation protease, ClpP-related, with amino-acid sequence MKKFWNWVRDTDTQTRTLYLNGVIAEESWFEDDVTPAAFREELMSGEGDIVVWINSPGGDCIAASQIYNMLMDYKGNVTVKIDGIAASAASVIAMAGTEVLMSPTSLMMIHNPFTIAIGDSEEMQKAIQMLDEVKESIINAYELKTGLSRTRLSHLMDAETWLNANKAVELGFADDIMFKPGESSLQDSFVFSRRAVTNSLMNKLQKPVVKQSVEPLYERLNLLKY; translated from the coding sequence ATGAAGAAATTTTGGAATTGGGTTCGCGACACAGATACACAGACACGAACCCTCTATCTAAACGGTGTAATTGCCGAGGAGAGTTGGTTTGAGGATGATGTTACCCCAGCTGCTTTTAGAGAAGAGCTAATGAGTGGTGAAGGAGACATAGTAGTTTGGATTAACTCTCCTGGTGGTGATTGTATTGCAGCATCTCAGATATACAACATGCTGATGGATTATAAAGGAAACGTCACTGTAAAGATTGACGGTATTGCTGCATCAGCTGCTTCTGTCATCGCTATGGCAGGGACGGAAGTCTTAATGTCTCCTACCTCACTGATGATGATCCATAATCCCTTTACCATAGCTATTGGCGATAGTGAGGAGATGCAAAAAGCAATCCAAATGCTTGATGAAGTGAAAGAGAGCATCATCAATGCATATGAGCTTAAAACCGGCTTATCTAGAACAAGGTTGTCGCACCTGATGGATGCTGAAACTTGGCTAAACGCCAATAAGGCAGTTGAGCTTGGTTTTGCAGATGACATTATGTTCAAACCAGGAGAGAGTTCACTACAAGACAGCTTTGTATTCAGCAGAAGAGCAGTGACCAATTCACTAATGAATAAACTTCAAAAACCAGTTGTAAAACAGTCAGTAGAGCCGCTTTATGAGCGGCTTAATTTATTGAAATATTAG
- a CDS encoding phage major capsid protein — protein sequence MSKILELREKRAKAWEAAKAFLDSKRGSDGLVSAEDAATYDKMEEDIINLGKEIARLERQEALEAELNKPVNTPLTEKPAIPGMDTKTGRASDEYRKAFWNVMRSKNPRHDVLNALSVGTDSEGGYLVPDEFERTLVQTLEEENVFRKLAKIIQTSSGDRKIPVVVTKGTAAWLDEGEEFDESDSVFGQTSIGAYKLGTMIKVSDELLNDSVFDLENYISTEFARRIGAKEEEAFLVGDGDGKPTGIFNATGGAQLGVTAGSATAITADEIIDLVYSLKAPYRKNAVFLMNDATVKAIRKLKDGQGQYLWQPSLTAGTPDTLLNRPVYTSAYAPTIEAGAKTIAFGDFGYYWIADRQGRSFKRLNELFATTGQVGFLASQRVDGKLILPEAIKVLQQKA from the coding sequence ATGAGTAAAATTCTTGAACTGCGTGAAAAACGCGCAAAAGCATGGGAAGCAGCAAAGGCATTTCTTGATTCAAAGCGTGGTAGTGATGGGCTTGTATCCGCAGAAGATGCAGCAACCTATGACAAAATGGAAGAAGACATTATTAATCTCGGTAAGGAAATAGCAAGATTGGAACGTCAAGAAGCTCTTGAAGCAGAGCTTAATAAGCCTGTAAACACACCTCTTACCGAAAAGCCAGCTATTCCGGGGATGGATACAAAGACCGGAAGAGCCAGTGATGAGTACAGAAAGGCATTCTGGAACGTAATGCGTAGCAAAAATCCTCGTCATGATGTGTTAAACGCCTTATCTGTAGGCACTGATTCAGAGGGAGGATATCTTGTTCCTGATGAATTTGAGCGTACCCTAGTTCAAACCCTTGAGGAAGAGAATGTATTCCGTAAACTGGCAAAAATTATTCAGACTTCAAGCGGTGATCGTAAAATCCCGGTTGTGGTGACCAAAGGTACAGCGGCTTGGCTTGACGAAGGTGAGGAGTTTGATGAGAGTGATTCTGTATTCGGTCAGACATCTATCGGTGCTTACAAGCTGGGTACAATGATTAAAGTTTCTGATGAACTTCTCAATGACAGTGTATTTGATCTGGAGAATTATATCTCCACTGAATTTGCCCGTAGAATCGGTGCTAAGGAAGAAGAAGCTTTTTTAGTTGGAGATGGAGATGGAAAACCTACTGGTATTTTCAACGCAACAGGCGGAGCACAGCTTGGAGTGACAGCAGGGTCTGCAACTGCTATTACTGCAGATGAGATTATCGATCTTGTTTACTCATTAAAAGCGCCATATAGAAAGAACGCGGTATTCCTGATGAATGATGCAACAGTAAAGGCAATCCGTAAGCTGAAAGACGGTCAAGGTCAATATCTGTGGCAGCCTTCTTTAACAGCAGGTACTCCAGATACTTTATTAAATCGTCCGGTTTATACTTCAGCTTATGCTCCTACTATTGAAGCTGGAGCTAAAACTATTGCCTTCGGTGATTTCGGATATTATTGGATTGCCGATAGACAGGGACGTTCTTTCAAACGTTTAAACGAGCTTTTTGCAACCACAGGGCAGGTTGGTTTCCTTGCGAGCCAGCGTGTAGATGGAAAGCTTATCTTACCTGAAGCCATCAAAGTTCTTCAGCAGAAGGCTTAA
- a CDS encoding head-tail connector protein, whose protein sequence is MTLFEKVKANLILEHERDDELLQMYINTAIAYAESYQHLPEGHYSENEMPPTTEQAVIMLSSHFYESRDGSTGGFFADNVQASQQVWNTVNLLLRLDRDWKV, encoded by the coding sequence ATGACTCTATTTGAAAAAGTAAAAGCTAACTTAATTCTCGAGCATGAACGCGATGATGAGCTTCTTCAAATGTATATCAACACCGCTATCGCTTATGCCGAGAGTTATCAGCATCTACCAGAAGGACATTATTCTGAAAATGAAATGCCACCAACTACAGAGCAAGCCGTCATCATGTTATCATCTCACTTCTATGAAAGTCGAGATGGCAGTACTGGCGGCTTTTTTGCTGATAACGTCCAGGCAAGCCAACAAGTTTGGAACACTGTAAATTTACTGCTTAGACTTGACCGAGATTGGAAGGTGTAG
- a CDS encoding head-tail adaptor protein gives MSFGKMNTFIDIISVETTRDSEGFGKSKDIILASVRAYKEERHGNEKWANRAVFSEATALFCFRKIPDVEVSTNTVIVCSDGRYEITNVEDVKGRGIYIEVLAKKVVGSSG, from the coding sequence GTGAGTTTTGGTAAGATGAACACCTTTATTGATATCATATCCGTTGAAACAACGAGAGACAGTGAAGGTTTCGGTAAATCTAAGGATATCATCCTTGCTTCTGTTCGTGCTTATAAAGAAGAACGTCATGGTAATGAAAAATGGGCCAATCGAGCAGTATTTTCTGAAGCGACTGCTCTGTTTTGCTTTCGTAAGATACCTGATGTTGAGGTGTCTACCAATACGGTGATTGTGTGTAGTGATGGTCGTTATGAGATTACAAATGTTGAAGATGTAAAAGGCAGAGGCATATATATTGAAGTTTTGGCAAAAAAGGTGGTGGGGTCAAGTGGCTAA
- a CDS encoding HK97-gp10 family putative phage morphogenesis protein, which produces MAKVQVKMPEEFLLKLSRLGEKTDEIIPKVLESGGEIVLEKVMSNLKAVVGSGTKEKSRSTGELVNSLGLSPAKVDRNGNFNVKVGFKEPRRNGESNAKIANIIEYGKSGQPPKPFLKPARSASRKACIDAMKKRFEQEVENL; this is translated from the coding sequence GTGGCTAAAGTACAAGTTAAAATGCCTGAGGAGTTCCTTCTAAAACTATCAAGACTGGGAGAAAAGACGGATGAAATTATTCCAAAAGTACTTGAGTCAGGCGGAGAAATTGTTTTAGAAAAGGTAATGTCAAATTTGAAAGCTGTAGTTGGTAGTGGAACAAAAGAGAAAAGTCGGTCTACTGGTGAGCTTGTCAATTCCCTGGGACTGTCTCCGGCAAAAGTAGATAGGAATGGAAATTTTAACGTGAAGGTGGGTTTCAAGGAGCCACGAAGAAATGGCGAAAGTAATGCCAAGATAGCCAATATTATTGAATATGGAAAATCAGGTCAGCCACCAAAACCATTTTTAAAGCCTGCAAGAAGTGCGTCAAGAAAAGCATGTATTGACGCTATGAAGAAAAGGTTTGAGCAGGAGGTAGAAAACTTATGA
- a CDS encoding major tail protein encodes MATIGLDRLYYAKITEDINGDETYETPKPLAKAISAELSVELAEATLYADDGAAEIVKEFKSGTLTLGIDDIGVAAAGDLTGATIDDNHVLISTSEDGGAPVAIGLRAQKANGKYRYFWLYRVKFGIPATNLATKGDSITFSTPTIEGTVLRRNKLDGQGKHPWKAEVNEGDEGVTSTVINSWFNEVYEPTFAASSGIGE; translated from the coding sequence ATGGCTACGATAGGTCTTGATAGGCTTTATTATGCAAAAATCACTGAAGACATAAACGGTGATGAAACCTATGAAACACCGAAACCTCTGGCAAAAGCAATCAGTGCAGAACTTTCCGTTGAGCTTGCTGAGGCAACTCTTTATGCAGATGATGGTGCTGCTGAGATTGTAAAAGAATTTAAAAGCGGTACCCTTACACTCGGTATTGATGATATAGGTGTAGCAGCTGCCGGAGATTTAACAGGAGCTACCATTGATGACAATCATGTGCTCATCTCAACCAGTGAGGATGGTGGAGCTCCAGTTGCGATTGGCTTAAGAGCACAAAAAGCAAACGGTAAATACCGATACTTTTGGCTGTATCGTGTGAAGTTTGGAATTCCTGCAACAAACTTAGCGACAAAAGGCGATAGTATCACTTTTTCAACCCCAACTATCGAAGGAACAGTGCTTCGAAGAAATAAGCTAGATGGTCAAGGTAAGCATCCATGGAAGGCGGAAGTTAACGAGGGTGATGAAGGGGTAACTTCAACGGTTATTAATAGCTGGTTCAACGAAGTGTATGAGCCCACATTCGCAGCTTCTAGTGGAATTGGAGAGTAA